The sequence AATAAAATTCTTGCAAGAACCTATTTAGGCAAAGAGGGCGTTGTTAGCATTGAAAGAGAAAGCAAACTCTCAGGTAAGATATTTGACAAATCATCCTTCATTATTTCTGGTTATATAAATGGTACCTACGGTTTTAATAAAACATTGAGTTTCTCTGCATCTCTATCGTTTGAGCAGTCGTACTCTATGATAGATGGTGATAGTGCATCGGTTGCTGAGGCGTTGGCTATTTTGTCGGCGCTATCAGGAATTGAGCTTAAACAGAACTTAGCAATTACAGGTTCTATGGATCAAAGTGGTATAGTTCAACCGATAGGGGGCGTGAACGAAAAGATCGAAGGATTCTATGAGGTTTGTAAAATTACCGGGAACCTTGAAGGAGCTGGTGTAGTTATACCCTCAAAGAATATAGACAATCTTGTTCTAAATGATGAGGTTGAAGACGCAGTTAAGAAGGGCATTTTTCACTTGTATACAATAGATACAATTGATGATGCTATAGAAATATTCACCGATTTAAAAGCAGGCAAGAGAAGTGCTAAGGGTTTTGAAAAGGGTAGCTTCCACTATTTAGTTGATAGAAAGTTAAAAAGAATAAACGAAATGATTAAGAAGGAAAATCAAGAGGAATGATTAGATTTTTAGATGGTGGGGAGTCCCATGGTAAGGCCCTGGTGGCCATAATAGAGGGGTTTCCTGCAGGATTTGAAATAGACGATAACTTTATAAACAAGCAACTTCTTCTAAGGCAGTCTGGGTATGGAAGGGGTGGTAGACAAAAAATAGAAAAAGATAAGGTTGAGTTTATAAGCGGAGTTAGATTTAAACAAACTATAGGTTCTCCCATAACTATGGTTATATACAACAGGGATTTCGAAAACTGGAAAGAAATTATGAGCCCGATGGGCAAGCTAATATATAATAAAAGAGTGTCAAGGCCAAGACCAGGACATGCAGATTTAACTGGCTATATTAAATACGACCGTAGCGATATGCGTGATGTGCTTGAGCGATCAAGCGCAAGGGAAACGGCGATAAGAGTAGCAGCTGGAGCACTGTGTGAGGCGGCATTAAAAGAGTTTGGCGTTGATATGTTTGCTTTTGTTAAATCCATTGGTAGTGTAAAATTAAAAAATATTATGTATGACGATGAAAATATAGTTGAAAAAATAGAAAAATCGCCTGTTTTTTGCCCGGATGAAAAAACATCCGATTTAATGATAGCAGAAATAGAAAAAGCTAAGGCTGAAGGAGATAGTGTGGGCGGTAGCATCGAGGTTGTAGCGAGGGGTGTTGTTGCAGGCCTTGGTAGTTATTCGTTTTATGATAGAAGGTTGGATGCAAGACTGGCTTTTTCGGTTATGGGTATTCAAGCTGTTAAAGCGGTTGAGATTGGTGATGGTTTTGAGAATGCTTTCAAATTTGGCAGCGAGGTTCATGATGAGATAGAATACATCAACGGCAGGTATAAAAGGCTTTCAAACAGAGCAGGTGGCATAGAGGGTGGTATGTCAAACGGTGAAGATATTATTGTAAGAGCCTACATGAAGCCCATACCTACACTCAAGAAGGGTTTAAAGTCAGTTGATGTTGATACACACAAAGAAGAACTGTCAGCTTTTGAAAGAAGCGATGTTTGCGCTGTACCTGCTTTAAGTATTGTTGCCAAAGCTGCAGTAGCTTTTGAACTCTTAAATGCATATATTGAAAAATTTGGTGGCGATACAATGGAAGAGATAAAAGAGAGAGTAGAAGCTTACAAGACCTATCTGAGAAGGAAATGAATATAATCCTTGTGGGTTTCATGGGTAGTGGTAAGACCACTATCGCAAGGATTATCAGTAAAAAACATTCTATGAAATTTGTTGATACAGATAAACTTATAGAAAAACAACAAAATTTGACTATTGGTGAAATTTTCGATAAAAAAGGTGAGAACTATTTCAGAGAGATAGAAAAAAATTTTATTTTGGATTATTTGTCTTTTTGCGATAATTGTGTTATTGCAACAGGTGGTGGGATGCCTTGCTTTTTTAATAATATGGAGAATCTGAAAAAGATCGGATGGGTGGTTTACCTAAAAACAGATTTTGAAACGGCAAAAAAAAGAGCTATGCTTTCAAAGAACAGACCATTATTTAAAGATGAAAAAAAGGCAAAGAATTTGTTTAAAAGAAGAGTAATTTGTTATAGTAAAGCACACTTTACGGTAGATGCAAATAGGGAGAAAAAACTGACAATTAACGAGATAGAGAAAATGTTGTTTGGAGAATAACTATGAAGATCTCAATTAAAGAGTTGGTTGATAGTGTAAAAGATAAGCTAGCTTTCCCTAAGATAGCCATGAGAATATTAAGATTATTTGAAGAGGATGATATCAGTGTTTATCAACTAGCCAAGATAGTTTCATTGGATCCTGTGCTTGCAGCATATATCTTAAAAGTTGCCAACTCTGCATTCTATAACTTTTCCGGCAAAGTAAAGACGCTCTCCGATGCTATAGCACTTATTGGTTTTGAGGAAGTTAAGAAGATAGTTATAATGGTTTCTGCCAAAAATGCCTTTAAAGTTAGTGATGAGTTTGACAGGGTTTTATGGGAACATTCCCTAGCAGTAGCTGTAGCAAGTTCTGTAATAAATCAATTAACCAGGGTTACTGAAGATGGTGTGGCATACATTTCAGGACTGCTCCACGATATAGGAAAGATAGTATTTAAAAAGAACGAGGGTATGGA comes from Hippea maritima DSM 10411 and encodes:
- the aroC gene encoding chorismate synthase, coding for MRFLDGGESHGKALVAIIEGFPAGFEIDDNFINKQLLLRQSGYGRGGRQKIEKDKVEFISGVRFKQTIGSPITMVIYNRDFENWKEIMSPMGKLIYNKRVSRPRPGHADLTGYIKYDRSDMRDVLERSSARETAIRVAAGALCEAALKEFGVDMFAFVKSIGSVKLKNIMYDDENIVEKIEKSPVFCPDEKTSDLMIAEIEKAKAEGDSVGGSIEVVARGVVAGLGSYSFYDRRLDARLAFSVMGIQAVKAVEIGDGFENAFKFGSEVHDEIEYINGRYKRLSNRAGGIEGGMSNGEDIIVRAYMKPIPTLKKGLKSVDVDTHKEELSAFERSDVCAVPALSIVAKAAVAFELLNAYIEKFGGDTMEEIKERVEAYKTYLRRK
- a CDS encoding shikimate kinase, which encodes MNIILVGFMGSGKTTIARIISKKHSMKFVDTDKLIEKQQNLTIGEIFDKKGENYFREIEKNFILDYLSFCDNCVIATGGGMPCFFNNMENLKKIGWVVYLKTDFETAKKRAMLSKNRPLFKDEKKAKNLFKRRVICYSKAHFTVDANREKKLTINEIEKMLFGE
- a CDS encoding HDOD domain-containing protein — encoded protein: MKISIKELVDSVKDKLAFPKIAMRILRLFEEDDISVYQLAKIVSLDPVLAAYILKVANSAFYNFSGKVKTLSDAIALIGFEEVKKIVIMVSAKNAFKVSDEFDRVLWEHSLAVAVASSVINQLTRVTEDGVAYISGLLHDIGKIVFKKNEGMEYIPVLEEAYHKNKQIKELEEEKYGYNHADVGGYLLQEWNFDQEIVDAVSFHHLNFTLKKTSDFLKKAALINVADFVVNSYLSIGKQEKIEDFAALYDLGSSKIIGFKHENLANLFEDIYTRFEALKTAMEEEV